A genome region from Thalassotalea euphylliae includes the following:
- a CDS encoding TDP-N-acetylfucosamine:lipid II N-acetylfucosaminyltransferase translates to MIVHIFADTPHHYVSMAKYFRSLIDKNEEQAFWALAVPKQSPSTGFNYYSNAKDLKRKLDELPKGTRLIVHGNFDPKVWRMLLIHPLTSNASCVFWGADLYRYQTKKLTLKQRIVKLAHTLLCARYKSVVCLNSGDANLVKKYLKRGDALVIPYPLEQTYLDDLTSVSVASVNDKYKPMTILVGNSAAASNNHIEMFNQIKHLARENIRVICTLNYAGRADYIEEVIHQGKAIFGDKFYAYQEMLTKQEHAKLLAEVDVCIFGHDRQQGLFVAYAMFALNKPVFMKSNVSSYRHLSEIGFTVGKSEQLNAINLSQLIEWVKTGHGNANILQKTLTEAALAPQWQRLLDYERVPKV, encoded by the coding sequence GTGATAGTTCATATTTTTGCTGACACGCCGCATCACTATGTGTCTATGGCTAAATATTTTAGAAGCCTAATAGATAAAAATGAAGAGCAAGCATTTTGGGCATTAGCTGTTCCAAAACAATCACCGTCTACAGGTTTCAATTATTACTCTAATGCCAAAGACTTAAAGCGAAAACTTGATGAGCTACCAAAAGGTACTCGGCTTATTGTTCATGGTAATTTCGACCCCAAAGTTTGGCGGATGTTGCTAATTCACCCGTTGACTTCTAATGCTAGCTGCGTATTTTGGGGCGCAGATTTATACCGTTACCAAACTAAAAAACTAACGCTAAAACAGCGTATTGTTAAGCTGGCTCACACACTTTTATGCGCTCGTTACAAATCTGTTGTTTGTCTAAATAGCGGTGACGCAAATTTAGTTAAGAAATACCTAAAACGCGGTGATGCACTTGTGATTCCATATCCGCTTGAGCAAACCTATTTAGATGATTTAACTAGCGTAAGTGTGGCGAGCGTTAATGATAAGTACAAACCAATGACAATATTAGTTGGTAACTCTGCCGCTGCTTCAAACAATCATATCGAAATGTTTAATCAGATAAAGCATTTAGCAAGGGAAAATATAAGAGTTATTTGTACGTTAAATTACGCGGGCAGAGCAGACTATATTGAAGAGGTCATTCATCAAGGCAAAGCTATCTTTGGCGATAAGTTTTACGCCTATCAGGAAATGTTAACTAAGCAAGAACATGCCAAGCTGCTGGCCGAAGTTGATGTTTGTATTTTCGGACATGATAGACAGCAAGGCTTGTTCGTCGCATATGCGATGTTTGCATTGAATAAGCCAGTGTTTATGAAATCGAATGTCTCCAGTTATAGACACCTTAGTGAAATTGGCTTTACTGTAGGGAAGTCTGAACAGCTGAATGCGATAAACTTGTCACAACTAATTGAATGGGTAAAAACAGGGCATGGCAATGCCAATATTTTACAGAAGACATTGACTGAAGCTGCATTAGCCCCTCAATGGCAAAGATTGCTCGATTACGAGAGGGTGCCAAAAGTTTAA
- the rfbB gene encoding dTDP-glucose 4,6-dehydratase, which produces MKNRNLLVTGGAGFIGANFVHYWLANHPEDKVIVLDALTYAGNQENLTSLESNANYLFVHGDICNTALVEKLLAEQSINTIVHFAAESHVDRSITGPDAFIETNIIGTYSLLKAAKKIWLDQPHKEGRSPVEHRFHHVSTDEVYGSLGAKEPAFTEETAYAPNSPYSASKAASDHLVRAYHHTYGLNVTTSNCSNNYGPYHFPEKLIPLIITNILKDKPLPVYGDGLQIRDWLYVEDHARGIELVLSKGRVGENYNIGGHNEWANIDIVKVVCKLMDEAFANNPKLASQFATASSAMQGKSEYLITYVEDRAGHDRRYAIDATKTNHELGYTPHESFETGIRKTVNWYLNNQTWWEKLC; this is translated from the coding sequence ATGAAAAATAGAAATTTGTTAGTCACCGGTGGTGCAGGCTTTATCGGTGCCAATTTCGTCCATTATTGGCTGGCAAATCATCCTGAAGATAAGGTTATTGTGTTAGATGCGCTTACTTACGCTGGAAATCAAGAGAACTTAACGAGTTTGGAAAGCAATGCTAATTATTTATTTGTCCACGGTGATATCTGTAACACTGCATTAGTCGAGAAATTATTAGCAGAGCAGTCTATCAATACGATAGTTCATTTTGCGGCAGAATCTCATGTAGACCGTTCAATTACAGGGCCTGATGCGTTTATAGAAACCAACATTATTGGCACCTATAGTTTGTTGAAGGCGGCTAAAAAAATCTGGTTGGATCAACCTCATAAGGAAGGACGCTCACCTGTTGAACATAGGTTTCACCACGTCTCTACTGATGAAGTTTATGGATCTTTAGGGGCAAAAGAACCAGCATTTACAGAGGAAACAGCATATGCACCGAATTCTCCTTATTCAGCAAGTAAGGCCGCTAGTGACCATCTTGTTCGGGCATACCATCACACCTATGGTTTAAATGTAACAACATCTAATTGCTCTAATAATTATGGTCCTTACCATTTTCCTGAAAAACTTATTCCACTCATCATTACCAACATTTTAAAGGATAAGCCACTACCTGTTTATGGAGATGGTTTACAAATAAGAGACTGGTTGTATGTTGAAGATCACGCACGAGGTATTGAGCTGGTGCTGTCAAAAGGTCGGGTTGGCGAAAATTATAATATTGGTGGGCACAATGAGTGGGCCAATATTGATATTGTTAAAGTCGTTTGTAAACTCATGGATGAGGCTTTTGCCAATAACCCTAAGTTAGCTTCACAGTTCGCGACGGCTAGCTCGGCAATGCAAGGCAAGTCTGAATATCTAATTACTTATGTAGAAGATAGAGCAGGTCATGATCGCCGTTATGCGATAGATGCTACTAAGACTAACCATGAATTGGGATATACTCCTCATGAGTCGTTTGAAACTGGCATTAGAAAGACTGTTAATTGGTATTTGAATAATCAAACGTGGTGGGAAAAGCTTTGCTAG
- the rfbA gene encoding glucose-1-phosphate thymidylyltransferase RfbA, protein MLERKGIILAGGTGTRLYPLTQEVSKQLMPVYDKPMIYYPLATLMQAGIREILLIATPEEVERFERLLGNGERFGVSIEYAVQPKPEGLAQAFVIAESFLAGSSAALILGDNLFYGQDLPALLSKASQRHDHSTIFGYHVANPSAYGVVEFGEDSKVLSIEEKPEKPKSNYAVPGIYFFDNHVVDVAKNVKPSKRGELEITDVIEYYLKEKKLDVMIMGRGTAWLDTGTHDDLLAAAQFIATVEKRQGLKINCPEEVAYRNGWIDSNLLKAIAEPLKKSGYGEYLLSLIAEK, encoded by the coding sequence ATGTTAGAGAGAAAAGGCATTATTTTAGCAGGCGGAACCGGCACTCGCCTGTACCCGCTAACCCAAGAAGTCAGCAAGCAGTTGATGCCTGTCTATGATAAGCCTATGATCTATTACCCGTTAGCAACCTTGATGCAAGCGGGAATTAGAGAGATTTTATTGATTGCAACGCCAGAAGAAGTTGAACGATTCGAACGCTTATTAGGAAATGGTGAGCGATTTGGGGTTTCTATTGAATATGCCGTGCAACCAAAACCAGAAGGATTAGCGCAAGCATTTGTTATCGCGGAGAGCTTTTTAGCAGGTAGTAGTGCAGCTTTGATATTGGGGGATAATTTATTTTATGGCCAAGATTTACCAGCATTGCTTTCGAAAGCTAGTCAACGTCATGATCACTCAACCATTTTTGGCTATCATGTGGCTAATCCGAGCGCCTACGGAGTGGTTGAATTTGGTGAAGATAGTAAAGTCTTGTCGATAGAAGAGAAGCCCGAAAAACCTAAATCTAATTACGCGGTTCCAGGCATTTATTTTTTTGATAATCATGTCGTTGATGTGGCAAAAAATGTAAAGCCTTCTAAACGTGGTGAGCTTGAAATAACTGACGTGATTGAATACTACCTCAAAGAGAAAAAATTAGACGTTATGATCATGGGGCGTGGTACTGCATGGCTAGACACCGGGACACATGACGACTTATTAGCGGCTGCGCAATTTATTGCTACTGTGGAGAAACGACAAGGCTTAAAGATTAATTGCCCTGAGGAAGTTGCGTACCGTAATGGCTGGATAGATTCCAACTTGTTAAAGGCTATTGCTGAACCATTGAAGAAAAGTGGATACGGTGAATACCTGCTTAGTTTGATTGCCGAAAAATAA
- a CDS encoding glycosyltransferase family 2 protein, translating to MKVYIVIPAMNEETSIGRVISSLVEKNYNVIVVDDFSTDKTAGIARTCGATVLCNIKNLGAWRSTQAGIRYAHKLDADVVITMDADGQHNDTDLQTMIDAYAKGADVVIGSCTSRGSAGRHVAWRLFKLLNGLKVNDITSGFRLYNREAIHVLVSRQATMLEYQCVGILLMLRNLRLKIVEVPVKMHERTDGISRIFYSWGSVFYYLAYSGLLSVSKAFPVKKYAYLNKIKH from the coding sequence TTGAAAGTTTACATTGTCATCCCTGCAATGAACGAAGAAACCTCAATAGGTAGAGTTATTTCTTCATTGGTTGAAAAAAACTATAACGTCATTGTTGTCGATGACTTTAGCACAGATAAAACAGCCGGTATTGCAAGGACTTGCGGGGCGACAGTGCTTTGTAACATTAAAAATTTAGGAGCGTGGCGGTCAACGCAAGCTGGTATTAGATACGCTCATAAGCTTGATGCTGATGTTGTGATTACAATGGATGCAGATGGCCAACATAATGATACTGACTTGCAAACCATGATTGATGCTTACGCGAAAGGTGCAGACGTAGTGATTGGAAGTTGTACGTCTAGAGGGAGCGCTGGTCGTCATGTCGCCTGGCGATTGTTTAAACTGCTTAATGGTTTGAAAGTAAATGATATTACCTCTGGTTTTAGATTGTATAACCGAGAGGCCATACATGTTTTAGTGTCAAGGCAGGCAACCATGCTAGAATATCAATGCGTTGGTATTTTGCTGATGCTTCGCAATTTACGATTGAAAATCGTCGAAGTGCCAGTAAAGATGCATGAAAGGACTGATGGAATCTCCCGTATATTTTATTCTTGGGGCAGTGTATTTTACTACCTTGCCTATAGCGGTTTACTCTCCGTATCTAAGGCATTTCCCGTGAAAAAATACGCTTATTTAAATAAAATTAAGCATTAG
- a CDS encoding DUF2304 domain-containing protein — MLSPQLVSSLIGVAIAAIIFFLVRRDHLQPKQAFRWFFVALAVALLGFYPSVIDRVGIFLGIAYPPVIPLILGLGAALVKILLMDIERNNMNVTIDRTVQKLAILETEIEQLKKKSSN, encoded by the coding sequence TTGTTATCTCCTCAACTAGTTAGCTCATTAATCGGTGTTGCGATTGCTGCTATTATTTTCTTTTTAGTAAGACGTGATCATTTGCAGCCGAAACAAGCATTTCGGTGGTTTTTCGTCGCTTTGGCCGTTGCTCTACTAGGTTTTTATCCAAGTGTTATTGACAGAGTTGGTATTTTCTTAGGTATAGCTTACCCTCCCGTGATTCCTTTAATTCTTGGTTTAGGAGCTGCGCTCGTAAAAATATTATTGATGGACATTGAGCGAAATAATATGAACGTTACCATTGATAGGACTGTGCAAAAACTGGCTATATTAGAAACTGAGATTGAGCAGTTAAAGAAAAAGTCTTCTAATTAA